The following coding sequences are from one Thermostaphylospora chromogena window:
- a CDS encoding serine hydrolase domain-containing protein, which yields MVVKTGVRRRMTVGVLTAACCIMLPGVAVAQAAPAQTAVTAQGVLDREVLRGSLDAMVEAGMYGVYSAVRDGREEWKGASGVADVRTRRPVQPHMRHRVGSITKTFTAVAVLKLVEQGKIELDAPIGRYLPELVPGERGQRVTVRMLLNHTSGIADYILPAYPSFLEDSPRSLDENRFRTFSPRELIRLGLEAPPTTEPGEKFAYSNTNYIILGELLHKVTRVKAEDYITRHVIRPAGLRHTYFPRTPFIQGPHSKAYEGLYGLIDPPKDYSVYTPTIFGPAGALISTMEDLNRFYRLLLGGKLLRPAELAEMKTTVPVYNENGQVVMNYGLGLYNLDLGCGAFWGHDGGVWGMGTQALSTEDGSRQLAMGFNLMKYQQIDENGQLITHPIDYAMGAHMVIAACSVPEGVTTLRSPERAWVPPMIDRISIKR from the coding sequence ATGGTAGTCAAGACGGGGGTGCGGCGCCGGATGACCGTGGGGGTGCTGACCGCGGCGTGCTGCATCATGCTGCCCGGCGTGGCCGTCGCCCAGGCCGCTCCCGCGCAGACCGCCGTCACCGCCCAGGGCGTGCTGGACCGCGAGGTGCTGCGCGGGTCGCTGGACGCAATGGTCGAGGCGGGGATGTACGGCGTCTACTCGGCCGTGCGGGACGGGCGCGAGGAGTGGAAGGGCGCCTCGGGCGTGGCGGATGTGCGCACGCGCCGTCCGGTGCAGCCGCACATGCGTCACCGGGTGGGCAGCATCACCAAGACCTTCACCGCGGTGGCCGTCCTGAAGCTGGTGGAGCAGGGCAAGATCGAGCTGGACGCGCCGATCGGGCGGTACCTGCCCGAGCTGGTGCCGGGCGAGCGCGGGCAGCGGGTCACGGTGCGGATGCTGCTCAACCACACCAGCGGCATCGCCGACTACATCCTGCCCGCCTACCCCTCGTTCCTGGAGGACTCCCCCCGGAGCCTGGACGAGAACCGGTTCCGCACGTTCTCCCCGCGGGAGCTGATCCGGCTGGGGCTGGAGGCGCCGCCCACCACCGAGCCGGGTGAGAAGTTCGCCTATTCCAACACCAACTACATCATCCTCGGCGAGCTGCTCCACAAGGTCACCCGCGTCAAGGCGGAGGACTACATCACCCGCCACGTGATCCGTCCGGCAGGACTGCGGCACACCTACTTCCCGCGTACTCCGTTCATCCAGGGGCCGCACTCCAAGGCGTATGAAGGGCTGTACGGCCTGATCGACCCGCCGAAGGACTACAGCGTCTACACCCCCACGATCTTCGGCCCGGCGGGCGCCCTGATCTCCACCATGGAGGATCTCAACCGGTTCTACCGCCTGCTGCTGGGCGGGAAGCTGCTGCGCCCGGCCGAGCTGGCGGAGATGAAGACCACCGTGCCGGTCTACAACGAAAACGGCCAAGTGGTCATGAACTACGGCCTGGGGCTGTACAACCTGGATCTCGGCTGCGGCGCGTTCTGGGGGCACGACGGAGGCGTGTGGGGCATGGGCACGCAGGCGCTGTCCACCGAGGACGGTTCCCGGCAGCTCGCCATGGGCTTCAACCTGATGAAGTACCAGCAGATCGACGAGAACGGGCAGTTGATCACGCACCCGATCGACTACGCGATGGGAGCCCACATGGTCATAGCCGCATGCAGCGTGCCGGAGGGCGTGACCACGCTGCGGTCTCCGGAGCGGGCCTGGGTCCCGCCCATGATCGACCGGATCTCGATCAAGCGCTGA
- a CDS encoding DUF742 domain-containing protein, with product MNERWLDEEAGPIIRPYTMTRGRTRPSGEQFDLIAVVTRLPAADGEATGLTPEHRRILSVIRSALSVAEVASASGLPLGVTRVLLGDLRDRGLVSVRPPASVTKLPGEGLLREVLQGLEAL from the coding sequence ATGAACGAACGCTGGCTCGACGAAGAAGCCGGACCGATCATCCGTCCCTACACGATGACCCGCGGGCGCACCAGGCCCAGCGGGGAGCAGTTCGACCTCATCGCCGTGGTCACCCGCCTTCCCGCCGCCGACGGCGAGGCGACCGGGTTGACCCCCGAACACCGCCGGATCCTGTCGGTCATCCGATCGGCGCTCTCGGTGGCCGAGGTCGCCTCCGCCAGCGGCCTGCCGCTCGGGGTGACCCGGGTGCTGCTCGGCGACCTGCGCGACCGCGGTCTGGTGTCGGTGCGCCCGCCCGCGTCCGTGACCAAGCTGCCCGGGGAGGGCCTGCTGCGGGAAGTCCTCCAAGGGCTGGAGGCGCTGTGA
- a CDS encoding dihydrofolate reductase family protein gives MRKLVYYVGVSIDGYIAGPGGEFDFYPQSDGMAAWISEFYPETVPTHVREQIGFHAPNRQFDTVVMGRGTYEPAMAIDVVSPYDHLKQYVVSTTLPEIDHPRVTVVRTDPLELVRKLKKEEGKDIWLCGGGKLAGALLPEIDELVIKSYPVIVGEGVSAFTGEFRPTLFTPTRRSEQFSNGAIVTWYSR, from the coding sequence ATGCGAAAGCTTGTCTACTACGTCGGCGTCAGCATCGATGGCTACATCGCAGGCCCCGGCGGCGAGTTCGACTTCTATCCGCAATCGGACGGCATGGCGGCGTGGATCAGCGAGTTCTACCCCGAGACCGTGCCGACCCACGTCCGCGAGCAGATCGGTTTCCACGCACCGAACAGGCAGTTCGACACGGTGGTGATGGGACGGGGCACCTATGAGCCGGCGATGGCCATCGACGTCGTCAGCCCATACGACCACCTGAAGCAGTACGTGGTGTCCACCACCCTGCCGGAGATCGACCATCCCCGGGTGACGGTCGTCCGCACCGACCCCCTGGAACTGGTGCGGAAGCTGAAGAAGGAGGAGGGCAAGGACATCTGGCTGTGCGGCGGGGGCAAGCTCGCGGGCGCTCTGCTTCCGGAGATCGACGAGCTGGTCATCAAGAGCTACCCCGTGATCGTCGGCGAGGGCGTCTCCGCCTTCACGGGAGAGTTCCGCCCCACCCTCTTCACCCCCACCCGCCGCTCCGAGCAGTTCAGCAACGGGGCGATCGTGACGTGGTACTCGCGCTGA
- a CDS encoding nitrate- and nitrite sensing domain-containing protein, which produces MGGRKRPIRIKIASLLLVPLVSLVAIWSFATTLTVGEGLALLRIRGLYDPVVVPLHKLTTTLQEERLRSSVFLGDVTDRAALDRSRAATNSALEALERDALNEETRASMPPAMRQRMDELTAHLQRLSDIRSRVDTGAFSRSQTLEAYGAVVDTALRVFDGIKADGDIELMEQRDAVVMMTRVHEMISQQDALLSGAIASREFTGEEHTTFRRLVDNRRMLYELAFHRLDADLRRPFYEMQNGRLYRRYEAVEDRIVTEIRPDRSLPAESAEWTRAIDELAAEFTGATGRVSRELNERVEPVAMGILMRIAAAAGLGLVAVAASIYFMVRFARSISSELSRLREAALELADRRLPRVVERLRRGETVNVSEEAPEIRTGTTREIADVEEAFSSVQRTAIEAAVGQAEIRKGVNQVFLNLARRNQSLLHRQLAMLEKMERRATDPEILEDLFGLDHLTTRMRRHAEGLIILSGAVPARGWRNPVSLFDVIRAAVEEVEDYLRVSVDIQQTPSLVGNVVTDVIHLLAELVENATIFSPPNTQVHIRGESVARGYAVEIEDRGLGMSAEEYAQINEKLANPPEFNLADSDRLGLFVVGRLAARHGIQVSLRPSPYGGTTAIVLIPSQLVVEQPELPQAPQDQQTTFSVERIPDTETETDGAVVPRRSQEDGGGPHTGSRPAPLPRRVRQANLVPQLRRPDPPEARQRPAPLEPGDSTAGSAALLASFKAGWERAEQESE; this is translated from the coding sequence ATGGGCGGTCGCAAGCGTCCGATCCGAATCAAGATCGCATCGCTGCTGCTCGTCCCACTCGTGTCTCTGGTGGCCATCTGGAGCTTCGCCACGACCCTCACGGTCGGCGAAGGGCTCGCCCTCCTGCGCATCCGCGGCCTCTACGACCCGGTGGTCGTGCCGCTGCACAAACTGACCACGACGCTCCAGGAGGAACGCCTCCGATCATCGGTCTTCCTCGGCGACGTCACGGACCGCGCGGCGCTCGACCGCAGCCGGGCGGCCACGAACAGCGCCCTGGAGGCCCTCGAACGCGACGCGCTCAACGAGGAGACCCGCGCATCCATGCCCCCCGCCATGCGTCAGCGCATGGACGAGCTGACGGCCCACCTCCAGCGGCTGTCGGACATCCGGTCCCGGGTCGACACCGGCGCCTTCTCCCGCTCCCAGACCCTGGAGGCGTACGGCGCCGTCGTGGACACGGCGCTGCGCGTCTTCGACGGCATCAAGGCCGACGGCGACATCGAGCTGATGGAGCAGCGCGACGCCGTCGTGATGATGACCCGCGTCCACGAGATGATCAGCCAGCAGGACGCGCTGCTGAGCGGGGCCATCGCCTCCCGCGAGTTCACCGGCGAGGAGCACACGACCTTCCGCCGCCTGGTCGACAACAGGCGCATGCTCTACGAACTGGCCTTCCACCGGCTGGACGCCGACCTGCGCCGGCCGTTCTACGAGATGCAGAACGGCCGGCTCTACCGGCGGTACGAGGCCGTCGAGGACCGGATCGTGACCGAGATACGGCCGGACCGGTCGCTGCCCGCGGAGTCCGCCGAATGGACCAGGGCGATCGATGAGCTGGCCGCCGAATTCACCGGGGCCACCGGGCGGGTCAGCCGGGAGCTCAACGAGCGCGTCGAACCCGTCGCGATGGGCATCCTGATGCGCATCGCCGCGGCCGCCGGCCTCGGCCTCGTCGCGGTCGCCGCGTCCATCTACTTCATGGTCCGCTTCGCCCGCTCCATCAGCTCGGAGCTGAGCCGGCTGCGGGAGGCCGCGCTGGAGCTGGCCGACCGGAGGCTGCCCCGGGTGGTCGAACGGCTGCGCCGCGGTGAGACGGTGAACGTGTCCGAAGAGGCGCCGGAGATCCGCACCGGCACCACGCGGGAGATCGCCGACGTGGAGGAGGCGTTCTCCTCCGTGCAGCGCACCGCCATCGAGGCCGCCGTCGGCCAGGCGGAGATCCGCAAGGGTGTCAACCAGGTCTTCCTCAACCTGGCCCGGCGCAACCAGTCGCTTCTGCACCGCCAGCTCGCCATGCTGGAGAAGATGGAGCGCCGGGCCACCGATCCGGAGATCCTGGAGGACCTGTTCGGCCTGGACCACCTCACCACCCGCATGCGGCGGCACGCCGAAGGACTGATCATCCTGTCCGGCGCGGTCCCCGCCCGCGGCTGGCGCAATCCGGTGAGCCTCTTCGACGTGATCCGCGCCGCGGTGGAGGAGGTGGAGGACTACCTGCGGGTGTCGGTGGACATCCAGCAGACCCCGTCGCTCGTCGGCAACGTCGTCACCGACGTCATCCATCTGCTGGCCGAGCTGGTCGAGAACGCGACGATCTTCTCTCCGCCGAACACCCAGGTGCACATCCGCGGCGAGTCGGTGGCCCGCGGTTACGCGGTGGAGATCGAGGACCGTGGCCTCGGCATGTCCGCGGAGGAGTACGCCCAGATCAACGAGAAGCTGGCGAACCCCCCGGAGTTCAACCTCGCCGACAGCGACCGGCTCGGCCTGTTCGTCGTCGGCCGGCTGGCCGCCCGCCACGGCATCCAGGTCTCGCTGCGCCCCTCCCCGTACGGCGGGACCACGGCGATCGTGCTCATTCCCAGCCAGCTCGTCGTCGAACAGCCCGAGCTGCCGCAGGCCCCGCAGGACCAGCAGACCACGTTCTCCGTCGAGCGGATCCCCGACACCGAGACGGAGACCGACGGTGCTGTCGTCCCGCGCCGCTCCCAGGAGGACGGCGGCGGTCCGCACACCGGCTCCCGCCCCGCCCCACTGCCCCGGCGGGTACGGCAGGCCAACCTCGTCCCCCAGCTGCGCAGGCCGGACCCGCCGGAGGCGCGGCAGCGGCCGGCCCCGCTGGAACCCGGCGACAGCACGGCCGGTTCGGCCGCTCTTCTGGCATCGTTCAAGGCGGGTTGGGAGCGGGCTGAGCAGGAGAGCGAGTAG
- a CDS encoding SCO7613 C-terminal domain-containing membrane protein encodes MDWRECPDCGARLRPAHDVCPRCRLPLTDPLAAELSRITADLRKIDDRRARLANRRDELKARLRVVAAEGGPPSGGEEADPAAGGSGEAPYGPPRGDASGGGRRRPGVPHARRWREAGRRRADESGEQPPGRNRRPGAARAPSGTRAAAGSSSARAGGGGDGPRRDLSHHAAQNLLLLLGGVLLSIAAVVFTLVNWDIPVRRAGILAVVTAGMLAAPWLLARRRLAATAETVALVGLVLMPLDGIAIAEVFAGGSPTGVPGEPPGTVPGSVALAATVITILWGGYGLIAPLRLPRPTAIVLAQTPLPLTALAGGGTATGMALALVGTSALDLLLWRKARSPAARLEKIIAGAVGALTGLAGVGLAITASIRVNTLGDALRVSGVLVVAAFLAVAWAGVVRRSYRPAPARSARPGPEPPADRARRPSARRGGTIIALIAAVASMALIAALAAPFTVMTSPVWASDAPERAVPSPGWTMAAYAGAGYAVLVLGRRLPPFLRTGVTAASVVVLAVTGCLALPEIVSIVLLPLDWMTAPWRGAPTDWDGPPAAPVVMAVLALACLRGYLLIESVRGDPPAKAGGSTPGAAPGVTPMPGGAAVAGSYGAPVAEVAGHAGVPLPWATTAWENRRARLLTIVPENRPDAGGLRPWRVPTPDPGTRPAATVLRILTLAFATMAAIAFPVAAGLPYAFVLVVLYGVAVALLGPIGLVQVKTLAVHRTVVALGAGATVLAVAWSLAERAATLPMAVAVFALLGFGAIMARTVAAQVVTGAGAVLAAGGVMAATALTFGWPLVLGALILLAVRAVTLIRLRLPRRVRLASARIRAPLPAVPAARTGQWVALEAAAMVVSYAALAFAASAEILAPALAVNALLAAFGSRNRSGRWRTVAIVEAYALAASAASAALVGAVPLLTTLAGPHRWLSGAWLEGPPAGEAAASDAALPATPIMLSVLLLAAAVAAVVVTVTHRRPALGGARPARSGRRTALWSGLALAQIGLWIWLFRSGVTVPEAYTVTLSAAGLVIGHRARRADPALSSWRAYGVALTPTFAVSLVAAADDPGFVRSLLLGAVALVVTLAGARARLQAPLLTGGITLIVIAAQELAPAIAELLERGPRWLPIALAGAVLLFTGATYERRMRDLRRMRRIIGCMR; translated from the coding sequence ATGGACTGGCGAGAGTGTCCTGACTGCGGCGCACGGCTGCGCCCTGCCCATGACGTCTGCCCTCGCTGCCGCCTTCCCCTCACCGACCCTCTCGCCGCGGAACTGTCCCGGATCACCGCCGACCTGCGTAAGATCGACGACCGCCGTGCCCGCCTCGCCAACCGGCGCGACGAACTCAAAGCACGCCTACGCGTCGTCGCCGCCGAGGGCGGCCCGCCGTCCGGCGGCGAGGAGGCCGATCCGGCGGCCGGCGGGAGCGGGGAAGCGCCGTACGGCCCGCCGCGCGGCGACGCCTCCGGAGGCGGGAGGCGGCGCCCGGGCGTCCCGCACGCGCGGCGCTGGCGGGAGGCGGGGCGGCGCCGCGCGGATGAATCCGGGGAACAACCGCCGGGGAGGAACCGGCGACCGGGCGCCGCACGGGCGCCCTCCGGCACGCGGGCCGCGGCGGGGTCATCCTCCGCCCGAGCGGGGGGAGGCGGGGACGGGCCGCGCCGGGACCTGTCGCACCACGCGGCGCAGAACCTCCTCCTGCTGCTCGGCGGCGTGCTGCTGTCCATCGCCGCCGTGGTCTTCACGCTGGTCAACTGGGACATCCCCGTACGGCGGGCGGGCATCCTGGCGGTCGTCACGGCGGGAATGCTCGCCGCCCCGTGGCTGCTGGCCCGGCGGCGGCTCGCCGCCACCGCGGAGACCGTGGCGCTGGTCGGACTGGTCCTCATGCCGCTCGACGGCATCGCGATCGCCGAGGTCTTCGCGGGCGGCTCCCCCACCGGCGTGCCGGGGGAGCCGCCCGGGACCGTGCCGGGCTCCGTCGCCCTGGCCGCCACGGTGATCACCATTCTGTGGGGCGGCTACGGGCTGATCGCCCCGTTGCGGTTACCCCGGCCGACGGCGATCGTGCTGGCGCAGACACCGCTGCCGCTCACCGCGCTGGCCGGAGGCGGAACCGCCACCGGAATGGCGCTCGCCCTCGTCGGCACCTCAGCCCTCGACCTGCTGCTGTGGCGGAAGGCCCGCAGCCCCGCCGCCCGCCTGGAGAAGATCATCGCTGGGGCCGTCGGCGCACTCACCGGGCTGGCCGGGGTGGGGCTCGCGATCACCGCGTCCATCCGCGTGAACACCCTCGGGGACGCGCTGCGGGTGTCAGGGGTGCTCGTCGTGGCCGCCTTCCTCGCGGTGGCGTGGGCGGGAGTGGTGCGACGGTCGTACCGCCCCGCGCCCGCAAGGAGCGCCCGACCGGGACCGGAGCCGCCGGCGGACCGGGCGAGGCGGCCCTCCGCCAGGAGAGGCGGAACGATCATCGCGCTCATCGCGGCGGTCGCGAGCATGGCCCTCATCGCCGCGTTGGCCGCGCCGTTCACGGTCATGACCTCGCCGGTCTGGGCGTCGGACGCTCCGGAACGGGCCGTGCCGTCCCCCGGCTGGACCATGGCCGCCTACGCGGGCGCGGGCTACGCCGTCCTGGTGCTGGGCAGGCGGCTGCCCCCCTTCCTGCGGACCGGCGTGACGGCCGCGAGCGTCGTCGTGCTCGCCGTGACCGGATGCCTGGCCCTCCCCGAGATCGTCTCGATCGTGCTGCTCCCGCTCGACTGGATGACCGCCCCGTGGCGCGGCGCGCCCACCGACTGGGACGGCCCGCCGGCCGCGCCGGTCGTGATGGCCGTGCTGGCGCTCGCCTGCCTGCGCGGCTATCTCCTCATCGAGTCCGTACGCGGCGACCCGCCGGCCAAGGCCGGCGGGTCCACGCCCGGCGCGGCCCCCGGCGTCACGCCCATGCCCGGCGGCGCCGCCGTCGCCGGGAGCTACGGCGCGCCGGTCGCGGAAGTCGCCGGGCACGCGGGCGTCCCCCTGCCCTGGGCGACCACCGCATGGGAGAACCGGCGCGCACGGCTGCTCACCATCGTCCCGGAGAACCGGCCCGACGCCGGCGGCCTTCGCCCGTGGCGCGTCCCCACCCCGGATCCCGGCACGCGCCCGGCCGCCACCGTGCTGCGAATCCTCACCCTGGCGTTCGCCACCATGGCCGCGATCGCCTTCCCGGTGGCCGCGGGCCTGCCGTACGCGTTCGTGCTCGTCGTCCTGTACGGCGTGGCGGTCGCGCTGCTGGGGCCGATCGGGCTGGTTCAGGTGAAGACCCTGGCGGTGCACCGCACAGTGGTGGCGCTGGGCGCGGGCGCCACCGTGCTCGCCGTGGCGTGGTCGCTGGCCGAACGGGCCGCGACGCTGCCGATGGCCGTGGCCGTCTTCGCGCTGCTCGGGTTCGGCGCGATCATGGCCCGGACGGTCGCCGCCCAGGTCGTGACAGGGGCGGGTGCCGTGCTCGCCGCGGGGGGTGTGATGGCGGCCACCGCGCTGACCTTCGGCTGGCCGCTCGTCCTGGGCGCGCTGATCCTGCTCGCCGTGCGTGCCGTCACCCTCATCCGGCTCCGGCTGCCCCGCCGGGTGCGGCTCGCCTCGGCGCGGATCCGCGCCCCCCTGCCCGCCGTGCCCGCCGCGCGCACCGGCCAGTGGGTGGCGCTGGAGGCCGCGGCCATGGTGGTGTCATACGCGGCCCTCGCCTTCGCCGCCTCGGCCGAGATCCTCGCCCCGGCGCTGGCGGTGAACGCGCTGCTGGCCGCCTTCGGTTCCCGTAACCGCAGCGGCAGGTGGCGGACGGTCGCGATCGTCGAGGCGTACGCGCTGGCCGCATCGGCCGCTTCGGCCGCGCTCGTCGGCGCCGTTCCCCTCCTCACCACGCTGGCCGGCCCGCACCGGTGGCTGAGCGGCGCGTGGCTGGAGGGGCCGCCGGCGGGCGAGGCGGCGGCATCCGACGCGGCGCTGCCCGCGACGCCGATCATGCTGTCGGTTCTGCTGCTGGCGGCCGCCGTGGCGGCCGTGGTCGTGACGGTCACGCACCGCAGACCGGCGCTCGGCGGGGCGCGTCCGGCGCGGTCCGGTCGGCGCACGGCCCTGTGGTCGGGACTCGCCCTGGCGCAGATCGGGTTGTGGATATGGCTGTTCCGGTCCGGGGTCACGGTGCCCGAGGCGTACACGGTCACCCTGTCGGCGGCCGGTCTCGTCATCGGCCACCGGGCCCGCCGTGCCGATCCCGCCCTCTCCTCCTGGCGTGCCTACGGCGTCGCGCTGACGCCGACGTTCGCCGTGAGCCTGGTGGCCGCCGCGGACGATCCCGGGTTCGTCCGGTCGCTGCTGCTCGGCGCGGTGGCCCTGGTGGTGACGTTGGCCGGGGCGCGGGCCCGGCTGCAGGCTCCGCTGCTGACGGGCGGGATCACACTGATCGTGATCGCCGCGCAGGAACTGGCGCCCGCGATCGCGGAGCTGCTGGAGCGGGGACCGCGCTGGCTGCCGATCGCGCTGGCCGGGGCCGTCCTGCTGTTCACCGGGGCGACCTACGAGCGGCGGATGCGCGACCTGCGCAGGATGCGCCGGATCATCGGCTGCATGCGCTGA
- a CDS encoding TetR/AcrR family transcriptional regulator has product MRRNQERRAALLDAAIDVLATEGARGLTFRAVDARAKVPAGTASNYFANRDDLLTQAGARIYEHLQPDVATMARSLEGPRDRARVAELMHELIGRITAYRTGYLALLELRLEATRRPGLREVLTERIRRDLDANIDYHLRTGLPGDATTVVLLYLAINWLILERLTLPGVFTEEELHDLVDRAVERIVPERPSGA; this is encoded by the coding sequence ATGCGTAGGAACCAGGAGCGGAGAGCCGCATTGCTCGACGCCGCGATCGATGTACTGGCCACGGAAGGGGCGCGTGGCCTGACCTTCCGCGCGGTGGACGCGCGGGCGAAGGTGCCCGCCGGCACGGCGTCCAACTACTTCGCCAACCGCGACGATCTGCTCACCCAGGCGGGCGCGCGCATCTACGAGCACCTGCAGCCCGACGTCGCGACCATGGCCAGAAGCCTGGAGGGGCCGCGCGATCGCGCGCGGGTGGCCGAGCTCATGCACGAGCTGATCGGCCGGATCACCGCCTACCGCACCGGCTACCTGGCCCTGCTGGAGCTGCGCCTGGAGGCAACCCGCCGGCCCGGTCTGCGGGAGGTCCTCACCGAGCGGATCAGGCGGGACCTCGACGCCAACATCGACTATCACCTGCGGACCGGCCTGCCCGGCGATGCCACCACGGTGGTGCTGCTCTATCTCGCGATCAACTGGCTGATCCTGGAGCGGCTCACGCTGCCGGGCGTGTTCACCGAGGAGGAGCTGCACGACCTGGTGGACCGCGCCGTGGAGCGCATCGTCCCCGAGCGCCCGTCCGGCGCCTGA
- a CDS encoding GntR family transcriptional regulator, translating to MSTPLRPVSTVAALADALRARVLSGEIPPGTPLPEQELSAAYGVARPTVREALAVLVHEGLLRRERNRSAYVPEITTEDLADLMYVRRPLEELMATALAGRRTPAAEDALARMAALPHDAPWARVVAEHMALHEALITAVGSPRLERLYGALAAETRLGLVRLRRVYQDERDVLVAEHRELLDAIAEGPAEAARAAVLAHLNHSWGEV from the coding sequence GTGAGCACTCCCCTGCGTCCCGTCTCCACCGTGGCCGCGCTCGCCGACGCGCTCCGCGCACGCGTGCTGTCGGGTGAGATCCCTCCGGGCACGCCCCTGCCCGAACAGGAGCTGTCGGCCGCCTACGGCGTCGCCCGGCCCACCGTGCGGGAGGCCCTGGCCGTGCTCGTGCACGAAGGCCTGCTGCGCAGGGAGCGCAACCGCAGCGCATACGTGCCCGAGATCACCACCGAGGACCTCGCCGACCTGATGTACGTCCGCAGGCCGCTGGAGGAGCTGATGGCCACGGCGCTGGCCGGGCGCAGGACGCCCGCCGCCGAGGACGCCCTGGCCCGCATGGCGGCCCTTCCGCACGACGCCCCCTGGGCGCGCGTCGTCGCCGAGCACATGGCGCTGCACGAGGCGCTGATCACCGCGGTGGGCAGCCCGCGCCTGGAACGCCTGTACGGCGCACTCGCCGCCGAGACCCGGCTGGGCCTGGTCCGGCTGCGCCGCGTCTACCAGGATGAACGCGACGTCCTCGTCGCCGAGCACCGGGAGCTGCTCGACGCCATCGCCGAAGGTCCCGCCGAGGCCGCCCGCGCCGCCGTTCTGGCACATCTCAACCACTCATGGGGCGAGGTTTAG
- a CDS encoding DMT family transporter, whose amino-acid sequence MRGAWAVVAAAVLWGTAGAAGMLALGADSTVAPVSLAAARLVIGGLVLALATGPFLASAVNARPRGALVLAALAVAGYQLAYFAAVDRTGVAVGTMVSLGSGPVFTGALAWLIDRKRPALRWAAATALAVAGCAVLVLGGARGGGQVEVSGVLLALLGGFLYAFYTVTAARVIAAGAPSGAVMGVMFGCAAVVMLPILLWSGVGWLTTPGGLLVALYLGCVTTALSYILYGVGLRTTPVATAVTLTLAEPAVASLLGVAVLGERLSPVSTAGLALLAAGLIMVALPTRTADRQAAQSSS is encoded by the coding sequence GTGAGAGGTGCATGGGCGGTCGTCGCAGCCGCCGTACTCTGGGGAACCGCGGGAGCCGCCGGAATGCTGGCGCTGGGCGCGGACTCCACCGTCGCGCCGGTGTCGCTGGCCGCGGCCCGGCTGGTGATCGGCGGTCTGGTCCTCGCCCTGGCCACGGGCCCCTTCCTGGCGTCAGCCGTGAACGCCCGCCCGCGCGGCGCCCTCGTCCTGGCCGCGCTCGCCGTCGCCGGATACCAGCTCGCCTACTTCGCCGCGGTCGACCGTACGGGCGTGGCCGTCGGCACCATGGTCTCCCTCGGGAGCGGCCCGGTGTTCACCGGCGCGCTCGCGTGGCTGATCGACCGCAAACGCCCCGCACTGCGCTGGGCGGCGGCCACCGCGCTCGCCGTCGCCGGATGCGCCGTCCTGGTCCTCGGCGGCGCGCGCGGAGGCGGGCAGGTGGAGGTCTCGGGCGTGCTGCTCGCCCTGCTCGGCGGCTTCCTCTACGCCTTCTACACCGTCACCGCGGCCCGCGTCATCGCCGCGGGCGCCCCGTCGGGAGCGGTCATGGGGGTGATGTTCGGCTGCGCCGCGGTGGTCATGCTGCCGATCCTGCTGTGGAGCGGCGTCGGCTGGCTCACCACCCCCGGCGGCCTCCTCGTCGCGCTCTACCTCGGCTGCGTCACGACCGCCCTGTCCTACATCCTGTACGGGGTGGGCCTGCGCACCACCCCCGTGGCCACGGCCGTGACGCTCACCCTGGCCGAACCCGCCGTCGCGTCCCTGCTCGGCGTCGCCGTCCTGGGGGAGCGGCTGTCCCCCGTCTCGACCGCGGGCCTGGCGCTGCTGGCCGCCGGGCTCATCATGGTGGCGCTGCCGACGCGCACGGCCGACCGGCAGGCGGCACAATCGTCGTCGTGA